Part of the Pseudomonas sp. M30-35 genome is shown below.
TGACGATGAAGCATCAGGCCTCAAGCGTTATGGACCCTTCCTGACGACCTTGATCGCATTCTTTCTAGCTGAGATGGGCGATAAGACCCAAGTCGCGACGGTGATGCTGGCAGCGCAATATCCACATTTCATTTTGGTTGTCATCGGCACCACGCTGGGCATGTTGATTGCCAACGTACCTGTGGTTCTGGCAGGTAACTTTGCAGCTGAACGCCTGCCACTCACCCTGATTCGCCGTTTGGCGGCAAGCGCCTTCGCGGTCCTGGCGGTGTATGCGATCTATCAAGCACTCAAGTTCAGCGGTTATTTATAATCGACCCAGAAGTTGAAGGCATTCGCTCAGGTTGCGCAGTTATTGGATATATCCAGCTGCGTCGCCTGAGCAAGCACGATCATTCATCGATATAGCCGTTGTCACGAAACCACTTAATGGTGCGCGCCAAGGTCACATCCAATGACTGCTCGGCGACAAAACCCAGCTCCTCTCGCGCCTTGCTGCCGTCGAGAAACTGACCGCCAGCCATCACCGCAATGGCGGTATCGCTGAGTAGCGGTAGCTTGCCGGTTAAGCGGTAACGCAGCCGTCCAAGAGCGGCGATAACCCGCACTATTTTTAACGATGCAGGTTTGGGAGCTGGCACGCCCAACTGCTGAGCAATCTTTGTGCTCAGCTCAGACAGCATGATGTTTTCACCAGTCAGCAGATAACGCTCACCAACCCGGCCTTTTTCCAGCGCCAGCAGCAGCCCTCGCCCGGCCTCGGCAGCATCAATAACATTACGTGCGCCTTGCACATAACGAGTCATTTCCCCGTTGGCGATGGCGGTAATTAAACGCCCGGTACTCGGTCCGCTGTCGTACTCACCCAAGCTCATGGCAGGAATCGCGGTTATCACCGGCAAACCGCTACGCGCCTGCTCTCGTGCTTGTTCATCAAGCGCCCATTTACTCAGTAAGTAGCCATTACGCCAGCTCGGCATTGATGGGTAAA
Proteins encoded:
- a CDS encoding NAD-dependent epimerase/dehydratase family protein translates to MKYAVIGSTGLLGHHAARAIRAAGHELVLIHRPSSRIERLSYLSPECRSADLFDHAALAQALSDIDGVIFSAGYYPTRPRRWQDDVSSALDLNNHFYAACLAAGVPRIVYVGAAIALPRDPQVQLGNEGLFYPSMPSWRNGYLLSKWALDEQAREQARSGLPVITAIPAMSLGEYDSGPSTGRLITAIANGEMTRYVQGARNVIDAAEAGRGLLLALEKGRVGERYLLTGENIMLSELSTKIAQQLGVPAPKPASLKIVRVIAALGRLRYRLTGKLPLLSDTAIAVMAGGQFLDGSKAREELGFVAEQSLDVTLARTIKWFRDNGYIDE
- a CDS encoding TMEM165/GDT1 family protein translates to MLESLTVPTLIVALAEIGDKTQLLALLLAARFRKPWPIIAGIIVATLANHFVAGAVGNWVAGFFSPATLSWVLAVSFIAVALWTLVPDKLDDDEASGLKRYGPFLTTLIAFFLAEMGDKTQVATVMLAAQYPHFILVVIGTTLGMLIANVPVVLAGNFAAERLPLTLIRRLAASAFAVLAVYAIYQALKFSGYL